ACGGCTTTGCGGTTGACCTGCCCGCCGCCACGGGTCCCGGCAGCGGCGGCTCGCTGGGGGTGGTGCTGGGAAACCTTTCGGGAACGTTTGACCTTGACGTGCGGCTCTCCGCCCTTGAGGCGAGGGGCAAGGTGAAGATACTTTCCTCGCCCAAGATCCTGACGGTGGACGGCTCTCCGGCGCGCATAGAGCAGGGCATATCAATACCGTTTTCAACCGTGTCGGAGCAGGGGACAAAAACCGAGTTTGCGGACGCCACGCTCAGCCTTGAGGTTACGCCCTCAATAGCGGAGGAGGGCTCCGTCCTTATGGACATTCAAATCACGGACAATTCGCCCGACGCCACCTTTGCGGTCGGCTCACAGCCGTCAATCAGAAGGAATGAAGCCCGCACAAAAGTGCTGGCGGCGGACGGGGAAACCATAGTTCTCGGCGGAATAGTAACCACAACTCAGAACAACAATGTGTCCGCGCTGCCGCTGCTGTCGTCAATTCCGGTTTTGGGGATGCTGTTCAAACGCACCGTCAAACAGACCATTGAGAGGGAGCTTCTGCTGTTTATAACTCCGAGGGTGGTGGGCTGAGGGCTACTTTCCGCCGGAAGACGGAATGAACCTTGTTATAAGCGCGACCGCGACTCCGATGCCGAACACCGAGCCCACAATCTTGAAATACAGAGACCACTCTATTGAGGTGTTGAGGGAGATGCCGTATCCCACGACAAGAAAAATGAGGGAGACCGTTGCGAGGGAGCCGGGAATGTTTGTTTTAAGCATTACGGCGGAAGATTACACAAAGACGCGGCTTTTACAAGACGCGCCATTTTTTGCGCCGGAGGCCGCCGCGCCTGTTTCAAATCCCGGCATTCCATATACAATGGTTGCAACTCCATGAGCGCTGTCAGAAAAAAAAGCGCCCCGAACCGACGCAGACCCCTCGTAAACAAAGGCGACCTGTTTGTCGCCAAGGCGGTGGCCTCCCCCGAAGGGGACATGCGGCTGGTTCCGCGCGGCGGAGATTTTTCCCACGCCCTTGTCTCAAAGAAAAGCGGCTCGCCGAAACTCAGGAACGGACACCTCGCCCTTGCGCGGATTGAAGGGTTCTCAAAGGACGGCAAGCAGGCCGTTCCCCTCGCCGTTGTGGAAACCGTTATCGGAAGGGCGGGCGAGATGGAGGCCGAGAAGCGGGCGATAGGATTCAAATACAACCTGCCCGGCGAGTTTCCGGCGGCGGTTCTCAGCCACGCGAAGGATGTTTGCCGCGCAGACCCCTCAAAGGCGGCGGACGGCAGGGTTGACCTCAGAAAAAAGACCATCTTCACCATAGACGGCGATGACGCGAAAGACTATGACGATGCGGTCGGCATAAGCAACAAGGGGGCGGGATACACGGTTTGGGTCTGCATTGCGGATGTTTCCCACTACGTCAGTCCGGGGGGCGAGCTTGACAGGGAGGCGCTCCGGCGCAGCACAAGCGTCTATCTTGACGACCGCGTTATTCCGATGCTTCCCGAAGCGCTCTCAAACGACCTTTGCAGCCTTGTCCCCCATAAAGACCGCCTTACAAAGACGGTGGAAATGGAGTTTTCCTCCGGCGGCGAACTCAATGATTTCCACGTTTACAACAGCATCATCCGCAGCGCGGCACGCCTGACCTATTCGGGGGTTACCGATTTTCTTGAAGGAGGCGCGGGCGCGGGAGTGCCGGACGAGGCAAAAAGACCCCTGACCGCGATGAAAGACCTCTATGAGAAGATCAAAAAACGCAGCATTGAAAACGGCGAACTTGATTTTGACCTGCCCGAACCGCTCCTTGTCCGGGACAAAACCGGCAGGGTAACCGATGTTGTAAACGCCGACAGGGGCGTGGCGAACATGATAATTGAGCAGTTTATGATAGCCGCGAACCGCGCGGTAGGCATGCGTCTGAGGAAAAACGGGAGCGGCGTCTACAGGGTCCACGAGCCGCCGACCGAGGAGTCCACCGCCGAACTGGTTTCAGACCTTCGCAAACTCGGCTACAAGGCGGATATGCCCAAAAAGGCGACCGCCCGCGCCATTCAGAAACTGTTGCGCGATTTCAGAGGGAAAAAAGAGGAAAGTTCCGTAAAGATGCTGGTTCTCCGCTCCCTGCAAAGGGCGGTTTACTCCACGCGGAAGGAGGGGCATTTCGGCCTGGGGTTGCGGGAATACACGCATTTTACCTCTCCCATCAGAAGATACCCGGACATTATCGCCCACAGAATGATTGACTCTCCCAAAGACGCGCCCGCCCGGCTTGACGAAATATGCGAGAAAACATCCAAACTGGAAAGAAACGCCGAACGCGCCGAAAGGGAAACCGTTGAACTGGAAACCGCAAACTATATGAAGACCCTTATTGGCAGGGTTTTCACCGGAAAGGTTATAAGCATACTGCCGTTCGGGATGTTTCTGGAACTGAACGAGGTATGCGCCGAGGGTTTTGTTCCGAGGGAAAAGATGGCAAGGGGGGGCAGAAGGAAGTGGTTTGACATGGGGCAGGAAGTGAAAATAAGGGTGGCCGGGGCCGATTTGGAAAGAAGAAGAACGATTATGGAACCGGTGTGAAACCTTGTTTTTTGCAAACCGGGGCATCCGGACTTAACACTATTACCTTGATTATAATGATTTTACACTTATACTTTTTAAGCAAGACATGACCGCTTTGGCGGTTGCAGAGTGTTTGTTGTGTGTGCTTCTATAAAATATAGTGAGGGGGCAAGTCTTTGTTCCCGTATCTTTTTATGGCTTTTCGTCTGCGCGGCGGTTGCGTTTTCCGCTCCCGCCAAGGGGCAGACCACCTATGCCAACACCTTCTCCTTCTCATCCTCAAGCGGTGTGCGGGTTACCGAGCAAGACACCAATGGCACGGTCATAACCGTGGAACTCTCCGCCCCCGCCCCGGCGGGAGGCGTTCCGATGTTGTTGCTGGTTGACCATAGGGTGGGAGCGGCGGTTACTCTCACGCCCGTTGACGAGACCAAAGCGAATTTTCAAGGCAATCTCACCTTCGTGATACTTGAGGGGGAGACTTCAGGTTCCTTCAGGGTTACCTATCCCGATGATGACGGAAATACCTCCAGCGAGACCGCCACTCTTCGTCTGTCAAGGACGCTTCTCACCCCGTCAACCCCTACGGACTGGGGCCTGCCGGACGGGGCCGGAACACTGGAGCACCGCATCACCATCATTGATGATGAAGACCCCAACCCTCCTTCCGTCACCGGCGGCGCCGTCTTCTTTGCGCCCTCAAGCGCCACCGCGCTGACTGAGGACACCACCCCCGCGACCGTAACCGTGGCGCTCTCCGCCCCCGCCCCTGCGGGAGGCATTTCGCTGGCCGTGCTGACTTCCGGCGTTGCGGACGGTCTGGTTACGTTGACCGCAAGCGACACCGGCATTGCGGAATTCAACCCCTCCGGCAATATCTTCACGATAAAAGAAGGGCAAGTTCGGGGCTCTTTCTCCGT
The Candidatus Dadabacteria bacterium genome window above contains:
- a CDS encoding VacB/RNase II family 3'-5' exoribonuclease → MSAVRKKSAPNRRRPLVNKGDLFVAKAVASPEGDMRLVPRGGDFSHALVSKKSGSPKLRNGHLALARIEGFSKDGKQAVPLAVVETVIGRAGEMEAEKRAIGFKYNLPGEFPAAVLSHAKDVCRADPSKAADGRVDLRKKTIFTIDGDDAKDYDDAVGISNKGAGYTVWVCIADVSHYVSPGGELDREALRRSTSVYLDDRVIPMLPEALSNDLCSLVPHKDRLTKTVEMEFSSGGELNDFHVYNSIIRSAARLTYSGVTDFLEGGAGAGVPDEAKRPLTAMKDLYEKIKKRSIENGELDFDLPEPLLVRDKTGRVTDVVNADRGVANMIIEQFMIAANRAVGMRLRKNGSGVYRVHEPPTEESTAELVSDLRKLGYKADMPKKATARAIQKLLRDFRGKKEESSVKMLVLRSLQRAVYSTRKEGHFGLGLREYTHFTSPIRRYPDIIAHRMIDSPKDAPARLDEICEKTSKLERNAERAERETVELETANYMKTLIGRVFTGKVISILPFGMFLELNEVCAEGFVPREKMARGGRRKWFDMGQEVKIRVAGADLERRRTIMEPV